A region from the Malus domestica chromosome 07, GDT2T_hap1 genome encodes:
- the LOC139197811 gene encoding probable LRR receptor-like serine/threonine-protein kinase At3g47570, whose product MPSLARLSNLYSFELQENNLGNNEEGDLDFISSLVNCTNLEGLSIGLNNFGGVLPETISNLSTKLTKISFQENQIRGNIPIGVGNLTNMERLGFFANLLAIGNSQHLGFLDVSENKLSGEIPQSLGSCTSLTTLSLRENLLQGTIPKSLSTLRGIEDFDISRNNLSGIIPNYLGSFPFLQNLNLSFNDFEGAVPIQGVFKNASAVSVMGNTWLCGGIPNLRLPKCISKQFKCGLSPKLNLIISVSRGVVGLVFLLLLMLLYRSRKARALKSTSGSSLGVSLLKLSYGDLLKATHGFSASNLIGSGSFGYVYKGILNQHEERNVAVKVLNLQTSRASRSFIVECETLKSIRHRNLVKLLTACSSIDFQGNDFKALVYEFMVNGSLDEWLHISAEGVDRLANMPKNLNLTQRVNIAIDVTCALDYLHNRSHMPIFHCDIKPNNILLDIDMTACVGDFGLTRYLRDASCPSALHESSSNVRKGTIGYTPLEYGTGGEVSTYGDVYSYGILLLEMLIGKRPTDGMFKGGMDLHNFVMMALPGRVEEICDPLIVQIEESSSNTNPRNNRRNHAPNDRRRTVVECLTSIARVGVACSVMMPRERKDMSNVVAELSLIRDVLTETRMPRVNL is encoded by the exons ATGCCTAGTCTGGCACGCCTGTCAAATTTGTATTCTTTTGAACTTCAGGAGAACAACCTTGGAAATAATGAGGAAGGTGACTTGGATTTCATCTCTTCTCTAGTTAATTGCACCAATTTAGAAGGTTTATCTATCGGCCTCAATAACTTCGGAGGAGTGCTGCCTGAAACTATCAGCAACCTCTCAACAAAGCTCACGAAAATATCTTTTCAAGAGAATCAGATACGCGGAAACATTCCCATCGGGGTTGGAAATCTTACCAACATGGAGAGACTAGGCTTTTTTGCAAATTTATTGGCAATAG GTAACTCACAGCATCTTGGTTTCTTGGATGTTTCTGAAAACAAGTTATCTGGTGAGATTCCACAAAGCTTAGGGAGTTGCACAAGTTTGACGACTCTGTCTTTGAGAGAAAATTTATTGCAAGGGACAATTCCTAAATCCTTGAGCACTTTGAGAGGAATTGAAGATTTTGACATCTCTCGCAACAACTTGTCTGGCATAATTCCCAACTACTTGGGGAGTTTCCCATTCTTGCAGAATTTGAACCTTTCATTTAACGATTTTGAAGGTGCAGTACCAATCCAAGGAGTTTTTAAGAATGCAAGTGCGGTATCTGTTATGGGAAACACGTGGCTTTGTGGAGGTATACCTAACTTAAGATTGCCTAAATGCATCTCCAAGCAATTTAAGTGCGGGTTATCTCCTAAGCTGAACTTAATTATCTCAGTTTCCCGTGGGGTTGTCGGCTTGGTCTTCTTGTTGTTACTTATGCTTCTTTATCGATCAAGAAAGGCTAGAGCGCTTAAGTCAACTTCAGGATCATCATTGGGGGTTTCACTTTTGAAACTGTCCTATGGAGATCTCCTCAAAGCAACTCATGGGTTCTCTGCTTCGAATCTGATTGGTTCTGGAAGTTTCGGGTATGTGTACAAGGGAATTCTCAACCAGCATGAAGAAAGAAATGTTGCGGTGAAAGTACTCAATCTTCAAACATCAAGAGCTTCTAGAAGTTTCATAGTTGAATGTGAAACCTTGAAAAGCATTAGGCACCGAAATCTTGTCAAGCTACTGACTGCTTGTTCAAGCATTGATTTTCAAGGAAACGATTTCAAAGCTCTGGTGTATGAGTTCATGGTGAATGGAAGTCTAGATGAGTGGCTGCACATATCAGCTGAAGGAGTAGATAGGCTAGCCAATATGCCGAAGAATCTAAATCTCACTCAAAGAGTTAACATTGCCATCGATGTAACGTGTGCTCTGGATTATTTGCACAACCGCTCCCACATGCCAATATTTCATTGTGATATAAAGCCCAACAACATTTTGTTAGACATTGACATGACTGCTTGTGTTGGTGATTTCGGTTTAACAAGGTACCTCCGGGATGCTTCTTGCCCATCTGCTTTGCACGAAAGCAGTTCCAATGTCAGAAAAGGCACCATAGGCTATACTCCCCTAG AGTATGGAACGGGAGGCGAGGTGTCAACATATGGCGACGTGTATAGCTACGGAATACTGTTGTTGGAGATGTTAATTGGCAAGAGGCCGACAGATGGTATGTTTAAAGGTGGTATGGACCTGCACAATTTTGTTATGATGGCCCTACCAGGACGTGTGGAAGAAATATGTGATCCACTAATTGTTCAAATAGAAGAAAGCAGCAGCAATACTAATCCCAGAAATAATAGGCGGAATCATGCCCCAAATGATCGAAGAAGAACAGTTGTGGAGTGCTTGACTTCCATTGCAAGAGTAGGAGTTGCTTGTTCTGTAATGATGCCGAGAGAGCGAAAAGACATGAGCAATGTGGTAGCTGAATTGAGTCTAATAAGGGATGTGCTAACTGAAACTAGGATGCCTAGAGTGAACCTGTGA